The Oxalobacteraceae bacterium OTU3CINTB1 genome includes a window with the following:
- a CDS encoding DUF1579 domain-containing protein, which produces MPLPPDSDAPADFDFIIGDWRVEHHRLNARLCDCAEWTDFEGLSSTSKILGGFGNLEDNILHFPQGSVRAVAMRSYCRKSGQWSIWWLDGRNPTQLDTPVVGKFDKHIGLFFADDMLDGKAIKVRFTWTATPGENPRWEQAFSNDAGRTWETNWKMEFFRIGT; this is translated from the coding sequence ATGCCTCTGCCGCCAGATTCCGATGCGCCCGCCGATTTCGATTTCATCATCGGCGATTGGCGCGTCGAACACCACCGTCTCAATGCGCGCTTGTGCGACTGCGCCGAATGGACGGATTTTGAAGGCTTGTCCTCGACGAGCAAGATACTTGGCGGCTTCGGCAATCTGGAAGACAACATCCTGCACTTCCCCCAAGGCTCGGTACGCGCGGTGGCGATGCGTTCGTATTGCCGCAAATCCGGGCAGTGGTCGATCTGGTGGCTGGACGGCCGCAATCCCACGCAACTCGATACGCCGGTTGTGGGCAAGTTCGACAAGCACATCGGCTTATTCTTCGCCGACGATATGCTGGACGGGAAAGCGATCAAGGTCCGTTTTACCTGGACCGCGACGCCGGGCGAAAATCCGCGCTGGGAACAAGCATTTTCGAACGACGCCGGACGCACCTGGGAAACCAATTGGAAGATGGAATTCTTCAGGATCGGCACGTAG
- a CDS encoding glycoside hydrolase family 97 protein → MTDHVRAATFIAMTAVVAAMASANAETITVKSPAGSNVVTIDSDKLTYSVSRNGKVIIEPSPLGLNLDIGTIGPGAKLTGRTGGNVNETYDIVVGKARSAPDRYTHADLAFAAAGKPFNFHLLVRAYDDGVAFRYTLPEQPGLKAVKVKSENTQFNFAKDYDCWGANMGRFDTSFEAEYDQTKASKLRNFHHYISPLVCKTGAGQTTFAIAESDVKDYPGFFLSGRGDAGLGVAVTLPPRFDNDRNFRSRKTISASVQLKGQGFQTPWRVVMLADAPGDLAASSLIPTLAAPSQIQDTSWIKPAKTSWDWWNDWAVDVPNAGVNTATYKAFIDFSKRMKLDDILIDEGWSVGSDIEPNADADVTRGKPEMDMPALLQYAKSQGVGVWLWLQWQQLDNQMDAAFKQYEAWGIKGVKVDFMNRNDQEMVDWYHKVLEKAAKHHLMVNLHGAYPPTGLNRTWPNYITQEGVLGAENNKWSARITAGHNVTLPFTRMILGPMDYTPGGFRNTTPANFKHRNHEPMVMTTRGQAVAMYVVYDSPFQMVSDAPAAYANADGAEFIQTVPTSWDETRILSGDIGQYIVSARRKGDTWYIGAMTNEAGRTVKVPLSFLGKGTFNARVLQDGADPTRLKASDSKVSVTGSLTLTLAPSGGAVAVIKR, encoded by the coding sequence ATGACAGATCACGTCCGCGCGGCCACATTCATCGCGATGACCGCCGTTGTTGCCGCCATGGCGAGCGCCAACGCCGAAACCATCACTGTCAAGTCGCCCGCCGGCAGCAACGTGGTGACCATCGACAGCGATAAACTGACCTATTCGGTCAGCCGCAACGGCAAAGTGATCATCGAGCCTTCGCCGCTCGGACTCAACCTGGACATCGGTACCATCGGCCCCGGCGCCAAGCTGACCGGCCGCACCGGCGGCAACGTCAACGAGACGTATGACATCGTGGTCGGCAAGGCGCGCAGCGCGCCCGACCGCTACACCCACGCCGACCTGGCGTTCGCTGCCGCCGGCAAACCGTTCAACTTCCACCTGTTGGTGCGGGCTTACGACGACGGCGTCGCCTTCCGCTACACCTTGCCCGAACAACCCGGCCTGAAGGCGGTCAAGGTGAAAAGCGAGAACACCCAGTTCAACTTCGCCAAGGACTACGACTGCTGGGGCGCCAACATGGGCCGCTTCGACACCAGCTTCGAGGCCGAGTATGACCAGACCAAGGCATCGAAGCTCCGTAACTTCCACCACTACATCTCGCCGCTGGTCTGCAAGACCGGCGCCGGCCAGACGACCTTCGCGATCGCCGAGTCGGACGTCAAGGACTATCCCGGCTTCTTCCTGTCCGGACGCGGCGACGCCGGCCTGGGCGTGGCGGTGACGCTGCCGCCGCGCTTCGACAACGACCGCAACTTCCGCTCCCGCAAAACCATCTCCGCCAGCGTGCAGTTGAAGGGCCAGGGCTTCCAGACGCCGTGGCGGGTGGTGATGCTGGCCGACGCGCCGGGCGACCTGGCCGCCTCGTCGCTGATTCCCACCTTGGCCGCCCCGTCGCAAATCCAGGACACCAGCTGGATCAAGCCGGCCAAAACGTCGTGGGACTGGTGGAACGACTGGGCCGTCGATGTGCCCAACGCGGGCGTCAACACCGCCACCTACAAGGCCTTCATCGACTTTTCGAAGCGCATGAAGCTGGACGATATCCTGATCGACGAGGGATGGTCGGTGGGCAGCGATATCGAACCGAACGCGGACGCCGACGTCACGCGCGGCAAGCCGGAAATGGACATGCCCGCCCTGCTCCAGTACGCGAAATCGCAAGGCGTGGGTGTGTGGCTGTGGCTGCAATGGCAGCAGCTCGACAACCAGATGGACGCGGCCTTCAAGCAGTATGAAGCCTGGGGCATCAAGGGCGTCAAGGTGGACTTCATGAACCGCAACGACCAGGAAATGGTCGACTGGTATCACAAAGTGCTGGAGAAGGCGGCCAAGCACCACCTGATGGTCAACCTGCACGGCGCCTATCCTCCGACCGGCCTGAACCGCACCTGGCCGAACTACATCACGCAAGAAGGCGTACTCGGCGCCGAGAACAACAAGTGGAGCGCGCGCATCACGGCGGGCCACAACGTCACCTTGCCTTTCACCCGCATGATCCTGGGGCCGATGGATTACACGCCGGGCGGCTTCCGCAACACCACGCCTGCCAACTTCAAGCACCGCAACCACGAGCCGATGGTGATGACCACGCGCGGCCAGGCCGTCGCCATGTACGTGGTTTATGACAGCCCGTTCCAGATGGTGTCGGACGCCCCGGCCGCCTACGCCAACGCCGACGGTGCGGAGTTCATCCAGACGGTGCCGACGTCATGGGACGAGACCCGCATCCTGTCCGGCGACATCGGCCAGTACATCGTCTCGGCGCGGCGCAAGGGCGACACCTGGTACATCGGCGCCATGACCAACGAGGCGGGCCGCACGGTGAAGGTGCCGCTGTCGTTCCTCGGCAAGGGCACGTTCAACGCACGCGTGCTGCAGGATGGCGCCGATCCGACCCGTCTGAAGGCGAGCGACAGCAAAGTCTCGGTGACCGGAAGCCTGACGTTGACGCTGGCGCCGTCCGGCGGCGCGGTGGCGGTGATCAAACGCTAG
- a CDS encoding VOC family protein yields the protein MIQIREIDHIVLRVIELERMLHFYGTVLGCPVEKRQDAIGLVQLRAGASMIDLVPVDGKLGAMGGAAPGAEGRNVDHFCLRVEPFDEPAIRAHLTAHGVEAGALESRYGAEGEGPSIYLTDPEGNVVELKGPPASG from the coding sequence ATGATACAGATCCGGGAAATCGACCATATCGTTTTGCGGGTGATCGAACTGGAGCGGATGCTGCATTTCTACGGAACCGTGCTCGGCTGCCCGGTGGAGAAACGGCAGGACGCCATCGGATTGGTGCAGTTGCGCGCCGGCGCCTCGATGATCGACCTGGTGCCGGTCGACGGCAAGCTAGGCGCAATGGGTGGCGCGGCGCCGGGCGCGGAAGGCCGCAATGTGGATCACTTTTGCCTGCGGGTGGAACCGTTTGACGAGCCTGCGATACGGGCGCATCTGACGGCGCACGGGGTGGAGGCGGGCGCGCTCGAGTCGCGCTACGGCGCCGAAGGCGAGGGTCCGTCGATCTATTTGACAGACCCAGAAGGTAACGTGGTCGAACTTAAAGGCCCGCCGGCATCCGGTTAG
- the hpnD gene encoding presqualene diphosphate synthase HpnD, translating to MSPDDYCQQKTAQSGSSFYYSFLFLPPERRRAITALYAFCREVDDTVDECTDESVARIKLAWWRKEIANMYEGKQSHPVTQALHPHLAIYNLEQQHLQAIIDGMEMDLNQTRYLDYPALTTYCWHVASVVGILSASIFGATRPETLKYAEKLGHAFQLTNIIRDVGEDARKGRIYLPINELQQFNVTAADLLNARHSENFEKLMAFQVARAQQAYDDAFALLPKEDRRAQRPGLMMAAIYRTLLTEVQDDGYHVLTQRISLTPIRKLWLAWKTYIRG from the coding sequence ATGTCCCCCGACGACTACTGCCAGCAAAAGACCGCCCAGAGCGGCTCCAGTTTTTATTATAGTTTTCTGTTCCTGCCGCCGGAACGTCGCCGAGCCATCACCGCCCTGTATGCCTTTTGCCGCGAGGTCGACGACACCGTCGACGAATGCACCGATGAATCGGTGGCCCGCATCAAGCTGGCGTGGTGGCGCAAGGAAATCGCCAACATGTACGAGGGCAAACAAAGCCATCCCGTCACGCAGGCGCTGCACCCCCACCTGGCGATCTACAACCTGGAACAGCAGCATCTGCAAGCCATCATCGACGGCATGGAGATGGACCTCAACCAGACACGCTATCTCGACTATCCGGCCCTGACCACGTATTGCTGGCACGTGGCCTCGGTGGTCGGCATCCTGTCGGCCAGCATCTTTGGCGCAACCCGGCCAGAGACGCTGAAGTACGCGGAAAAACTGGGCCACGCCTTCCAGCTGACCAACATCATCCGCGACGTGGGCGAGGACGCGCGCAAGGGCCGCATCTATCTGCCGATCAACGAGCTGCAACAGTTCAACGTGACCGCCGCCGACCTGCTCAACGCCCGCCACAGCGAGAACTTCGAAAAGCTGATGGCCTTCCAGGTTGCCCGCGCCCAGCAGGCCTACGACGACGCCTTCGCGCTGCTGCCGAAGGAAGACCGGCGCGCCCAGCGTCCCGGCCTGATGATGGCCGCCATCTACCGCACCCTGCTGACCGAGGTGCAGGACGACGGCTACCACGTGCTCACCCAGCGCATTTCGCTCACGCCCATCCGCAAACTGTGGCTCGCGTGGAAGACCTATATTCGTGGTTAA